The Selenomonadales bacterium region GCTCTTGTCGATGATCACGCCGCTTTCGTGGCTTGAACGTGTACCGACGTACAAAGATAAATTACAGCAGCTTGGCACGCAGGGCAAGGATATCAATACATATGGTTTCCTTGGCTATCCTGAGTTGATGACGGCTGATATCATTCTTTATAAAGCTGACATTATTCCTGTTGGTGAAGACCAGATCCCGCACTTGGAACTTTGTCGTGAGATCGTTCGTCGTTTCAATAATCTCTATGGTCCGGTATTCCCTGAACCGCAGGCTAAATTGAGCAAAGCTGCTCTTCTTCCGGGTATTGACGGTCGTAAGATGAGTAAATCGTACGGCAATGCTATCCCGTATGCAGCAGGTCCGGAAGAACTTAAAAAACGTGTTCGTATGATCGTTACCGATCCGCAACGTATTAAGAAAACGGATGCAGGTAATCCGGAAGTATGTACGGCGTTCAAATTCCACAAAATCTTCAATACGGAGAACGTGGCTGAGATCGA contains the following coding sequences:
- the trpS gene encoding tryptophan--tRNA ligase, translating into MTKGRIFSGMQPSGRFHLGNYMGALENWVRLQHDHECFFSIVDLHALTSAYENTSQLPENIHNMALDWLAAGLDPDKNTIFVQSHVKEHAELHLLLSMITPLSWLERVPTYKDKLQQLGTQGKDINTYGFLGYPELMTADIILYKADIIPVGEDQIPHLELCREIVRRFNNLYGPVFPEPQAKLSKAALLPGIDGRKMSKSYGNAIPYAAGPEELKKRVRMIVTDPQRIKKTDAGNPEVCTAFKFHKIFNTENVAEIEGACRGACIGCVECKNRLADRMNESLADIYARREYFASKPSMVREILEAGAQKARVVAEATMADVKAAMHL